A stretch of DNA from Sphingobacteriales bacterium:
CTGAGTTCAAATCATAAATGCAATTGAAAGTTTCAAATATAGTGGGCTTTCACCCACTATATTTGAAGTGCTTAAACTTAATTGCAAATGAATCGTACATTTAAACAACTCACCGCAGAGCAAAGGTATCAAATCGCGACCTTATTGTCAAAACAATTCAGACAAAAACAGATTGCGCGCTATATTGGCAAGAGTGAATCCTGTGTTAGCAGAGAAATTCGCAGGAATAAGATGTACTCAGGCAAGTATGACGCTGCAAACGCGCATCAGTATACTGTGTTCAGGCATCAGACTAAGCAGAAGCATACCAATTTCACCTCCTCCGTTCAACTTCAAGTAGACCATCTTTACAGCAGGAATTATCCCCGGAGCAAATCAGCTGTCGCCTGACACTGGAAGGGGAAACCTACGGTCAGCCATGAAACCATTTATCAGTATATCTGGAAGAACAAAAAACAGGGTGGTGTGCTTTATCAATACCTGGCTCGCAAGCAAAGAGGCAGAAAAAAACGTGGGAATAAGACAGCATACAGGGGGCAGATAGCGAATAAAATCAGTATTGAACTGCGTCCGGAAGCCGCCAACAACAGGATGCGTTTCGGAGACTTTGAACAAGATACCATCATCGGTGCTAATCACAAAGGAGCCATTTTAACCTTGGTGGATAGAAAGACATTATTCACCAAATTAGTGTTGTTGGAAAGCAAAAATGCCATGCAATTG
This window harbors:
- a CDS encoding helix-turn-helix domain-containing protein; the encoded protein is MNRTFKQLTAEQRYQIATLLSKQFRQKQIARYIGKSESCVSREIRRNKMYSGKYDAANAHQYTVFRHQTKQKHTNFTSSVQLQVDHLYSRNYPRSKSAVA